CTTCCATTGGCGGTGGCCTTCGGCAGGCAACGCCGGACCATCGGTTTCGACCTGGACAAGACCAAGCTGGCGCACTACCGCCAGGGGAACGACCCCAGCGGCGAGGTGACATCGGATGACCTGGCCGCGGCCAGCCAACTGGAATACACCAGCGATCCGGCGCGCCTGGCCGAGGCGCAACTGATCGTGGTGGCGGTGCCGACGCCCATCGACGACGCCCACCGGCCCGATCTCGGCCCATTGAAAGGCGCCTGCCGCACCGTGGGCGCGCACCTGCAGCCCGGCAGTGTGGTGATCTTCGAATCCACGGTGTTTCCCGGTTGCACCGAGGACGTCTGCGTACCCCTGCTCGAACAGCACTCGGGCCTGCCCTGGCTGGGCCGCGAAGGGGCGACGGGCGAGGGCTTTCATGTCGGCTACTCGCCCGAGCGCATCAACCCCGGCGACAAGGTCCACCGGCTCGAGACCATCGTCAAGGTGGTCTCCGGCGATACACCGGAAACGCTCGAACGGGTGGCAGCCTTGTACGAGAGCGTGGTGGACGCCGGAGTGCACCGCGCGGCCAGCATCAAGGTGGCCGAGGCGGCGAAAGTGATCGAGAACACCCAGCGCGACCTCAATATCGCGCTGATGAACGAACTGGCGCTGATCTTCCACAAGCTGGGCATCGATACCCTGGACGTGCTGGAGGCGGCGGGCACCAAGTGGAACTTCCTGCCGTTCCGCCCGGGCCTGGTCGGCGGGCACTGCATCGGGGTCGATCCCTACTACCTGACCTACAAGGCCGAGGCGGCGGGCCACCACCCGCAGGTGATCCTGGCCGGCCGGCAGATCAACGACGGCATGGGCAAGTACATCGCCGAGCAGACGGTCAAGCGCATGATCCAGGCCGGACGCGGCGTGTCGGGCGCCCGGGTGATCGTGCTGGGCCTGACCTTCAAGGAAGACTGTCCGGACCTGCGCAACTCGCGGGTCGAGGACATCCTGACCGAACTGGCCTCGTACTGCTGCGAGGTGCGGGTGCACGACCCGGTGGCCGACCCGGCCGAGGCGCAGGCCGAGTACGGCGTGGCGCTGTGCGACTGGGACGATCTGCCCAAGGCCGACGCGGTGATCCTGGCGGTGGCGCACCAGGCCTATCGCGCGCTGGGCCCGGAAGACCTGGGACGCATCATGGCGTCCGGCGCGGTGCTGATGGACGTGAAGTCCGTGCTCGACCGGGAGCGCTTCGCGCAGGCCGGGATCGATCTCTGGCGGTTGTGAACATCAGTCACCTGCGCGTGGCCTGGTCCGTCCGTGGCGGGTCACGAAATCTTGCGCAGCGGCAGCACCTCTCGTTCGATCTCGGCCAGCTTGTCTCGTGTTGCACGCCATTCGCAGGCTGCTTGCCGATTCACCCGGTACGTCGGTGTGGTGCCGACGACCGGATCAGACGCAGTGCCGTGTCCGCCGTGATGCCACGGCATTCCTTCACCACGTTGTTGACCCGTGGCGCGGGGCCCCGCAAGAGGGCATCGACCCGCGTAGAGTGCCCGGGTCTGTCTGCACCGGAGAAGTCCGGGTCATGAAGCGCAGGGCGATATCCGTCAAACAGCAGGCGTCAAACTAGTCGTCGCAGCTTATCGTGGACCCGTCGGGCAGCCTGTCGGCGCTTCGCAGACGGCCACTGCCGTAGAGAATCAGGGCGCGGTTCATGCCGGGATCGACCGGCGAGCAGAAGCGCAGGCTCAGGTTGCTGCCGACAGCATCGCCGCTGGCGCGGAAGCGTACCCTGGGCCGTCCCTTGCTGCCCTGGACCACCACGCCCGCGATTGCCTGCTGCACGGCGAGCACCGCTTCATCGCGATCGCGCTTTCCGTCACCGTCGCTGTCCGCGAAGAGCAGAATGCCGTCCTGCCAGTGACGGTAGTCGCGGTGACATTGCTGGCCATCGGTACTGGGGCAGAGTACTGTCGGCAGGCGACGCTGGACGGCCGTGCTGCGCGCCAGGCGCAGCAGGCGCGCGTAGTCCCGTTGTGCGCTGGCCAGCCGGTTGTCTGCTTGAAGGTGACGCCAGGCCGGGACTCCCGCAGCAAGCAGGATGATCCCCACGCCAAGGGTGATGAACAGCTCGATGACGCTGAACCCGCGCACGCGGGCAGCAAGGTGGCAGACATCCATGTCGGACCCTCCTTGTCATTGCTTGCAGGCGGCCTTCCCTGGCCGCCTGAAATCGCGTTGTTCGCGGCAGGGACGCAGTTCCTGCCCTTTCCCGTAAATACCCTGACAGGGTCGGTGACCCCTGCCAGGGTGAGGCTTGATCAGCCCTTGGCGACGGCCTCGATGCGATCCAGCGCGGCGTCCAGGTTCTCCATGCTGGTGGCGATGGAGATGCGCATGTGCCCGCCCAGGCCGAAGGCCGTACCAGGCACCACGGCCACACCGGCCTGCTCGATCAGGTGCTCGGCCAGCTCGAGGTCGTTCTTCACGCCGTCGATGCGCTCGATCAGGCCGCTCACCGAAGGGAAGACGTAGAAGGTGCCGTCGGTGGCCAGGCAGTCGATGCCGGGGATGGCGTTGAGGCGCTCGACCACGTGATCGTGCCGTGCCTTGAAGTGCACCAGCATCTCGGCGATGCAGTCCTGCGGCCCGTTCAGCACCGCCTCGGCGGCGGCCTGCGAGATCGAGGACGGGTTGGAGGTGCTCTGCGACTGGATCTTTTTCATGGCCTTGATGATCTCGGCCGGGCCGCCGGCATAGCCGATGCGCCAGCCGGTCATGGAATAGGCCTTGGAGACGCCATTGAGCACCAGGGTGCGATCGGCCAGATCGGGGCAGGCGTCGAGGATGTTCACGAAGCTGCCTTTCTTCCAGACGATGTGCTCGTACATGTCGTCGGTGGCGATAAGGATGCGCGGATGCTCGCGCAACACCTCGCCCAGTGCTTCCAGTTCCTCGCGGCTGTAGGCCATGCCGGTGGGGTTGGACGGGCTGTTGATGACCACCAGCCGGGTCTGCTCGGTGATGGCACCACGCAGTTGCGCCGGCGTCATCTTGAAACGCTGTTCGGCACCGGCATGCACCAGCACCGGCTCGGCCTCGGCGAGCAGCACCATGTCAGGGTAGGACACCCAGTAGGGCGCGGGGATGATCACCTCGTCGCCGCGGTCGAGCACCGCCTGCGCCAGGTTGTAGAAACTCTGCTTGCCGCCGCAGGAGACCAGGATCTGCTCCGGGGTGTATTCCAGTCCGTTGTCGCGCCGGAACTTGTCGATGATGGCCTGCTTGAGCGACGGGGTGCCGTCCACCGCCGTGTACTTGGTCTGGCCTTTGCGGATAGCGGCGATGGCCGCCTCCTTGATGTGTTCGGGCGTATCGAAATCAGGCTCGCCGGCACCCAGGCCGATCACGTCGCGGCCCTCGGCACGCATGGCAGCGGCGCGGGCAGTGATGGCGAGGGTGGGGGAGGGCTTGACGGACTGGACGCGGGCAGAAAGTTTGATGCTCATTCTGGGGTTTTCCGGCGTGTCGGGAACGATTTCTGTTCGTTGCTATCATAACGGACGATCTCTCCCGCGGGCACCCTGAAGATGACAAAAAGATTCGAACTGGTCAGTCGCTTCGAGCCGGCCGGCGACCAGCCGGAGGCGATCCGGCGCCTGGTCGAGGGACTGAACGATGGCGAGGCCGGCATGACCCTGCTCGGGGTGACCGGGTCGGGCAAGACCTTCACTGTCGCCAAGGTGATCGAGCAGGTGCAGCGACCGACCCTGATCCTGGCGCCGAACAAGACGCTCGCCGCCCAGCTCTACGGTGAATTCCGCGAATTCTTCCCGCACAACGCGGTGGAGTACTTCGTTTCGTACTACGACTACTACCAGCCCGAGGCCTATGTGCCCTCGACCGACACCTTCATCGAGAAGGACGCCTCGCTCAACGAGCACGTGCAGCAGATGCGGCTGTCGGCCACCAAGGCCCTGCTCGAGCGGCCGGACAGCATCATCGTGGCCACGGTGTCCTCGATCTACGGCCTGGGCGATCCCCGCCAGTACCTGAGTATGGTACTGCACCTGTCGCGCGGCGAGCAGATGGACCAACGCCGCATCCTGCGTCGTCTGGCCGACATGCAGTACACGCGCAACGACATGGAGCTGGCGCGCGGTACCTACCGGGTGCGCGGCGAGATCATCGATGTCTTCCCCGCCGAATCGGAAGACGAGGCAGTACGCATCGAGCTGTTCGACGACGAGATCGAGGCCCTGTCGCTGTTCGATCCGCTCACCGGCGAGGTGCGCCAGCGGGTGCCGCGCTACACCATCTATCCGAAGACCCATTACGTGACCCCGCGCGAGATCATTCTCGAGGCGGTGGACCAGATCAAGGCGGAACTGAAGGAGCGCCTGGCGCAGTTGCGCGAGGCCGGCAAGCTGCTCGAGGCCCAGCGCCTGGAACAGCGCACGATGTTCGACATCGAGATGATGCTGGAGCTGGGCTACTGCTCGGGCATCGAGAACTACTCGCGCTACCTCTCGGGTCGCGCGCCGGGCGAGGGTCCGCCGACCCTGTTCGACTATCTGCCGGCCAACGCCCTGCTGGTGGTGGACGAGTCACACGTGACCATCCCCCAGCTCGGCGGCATGTACCGGGGCGACCGTTCGCGCAAGGAGACCCTGGTCGAATATGGCTTCCGCCTGCCCTCGGCACTGGACAACCGGCCGCTGCGCTTCGAGGAGTTCGAGGCGCGCGCGCCACAGACCATCTACGTCTCGGCCACCCCGCGCGACTACGAGATCGAGCACTCCGGCGCGGTGGTCGAGCAGGTGGTACGTCCCACCGGCCTGATCGATCCCGAAGTGGAGGTGCGCCCGGCCAGCACCCAGGTGGACGATCTGCTCTCGGAGATCAACGCCCGGGTGGCAATGGGCGACCGGGTGCTGGTGACCACGCTCACCAAGCGCATGGCCGAGGATCTGACCGACTACCTGATGGAACACGACATTCGGGTGCGCTACCTGCACTCGGACATCGACACCGTGGAGCGGGTGGAGATCATCCGCGACCTGCGCCTGGGCGAATTCGACGTGCTGGTGGGCATTAACCTGCTGCGCGAGGGCCTGGATATGCCCGAGGTTTCGCTGGTGGCCATCCTCGATGCCGACAAGGAGGGCTTCCTGCGTTCCGAGGGTGCGCTGATCCAGACCATTGGCCGCGCCGCGCGCAATGCCCGGGGCAAGGCCATCCTGTATGCCGACGAGATCACCGGTTCAATGCGAAGGGCCATCGACGAGACCGAGCGTCGCCGGCGCAAGCAACTTGCCTTCAATGAGGCGCACGGCATCACGCCGAAGACGGTGGAGAAGAGCGTGGCCGACATCATGGAGACCGCGGTGCCCGGTGGCGGGGCCATCGCCCGGCGCTATCAGAAGGTCGCCGAAGGGAAGGGCGAGTACGAGGCGCCGCTGGACCCGCTGGCCGCGGCACGCGAGATCAAGCGCCTGGAAAAGGAGATGCACGCCCTGGCGCGCGAACTCAAGTTCGAGGAAGCGGCGCGGGTGCGCGACCGGCTGCGTGAATTGCAGGGCAAGGCCTTCGTGGCCTGAACCGGCAGGGGGGGGCGTCCTCGGGCCGAATATTCGCGACGAGGACGTCGCTCCTACCGAGGGAGGCCCGTTCGTGACGAGGACGCCGCTCCTGCCTGTAGGAGGCCCGTCCTCGGGCCGAATGTTCGCGACGAGGACGTCGCTCCTACCTTTCCTCGATATGCTCGGCGTAACGCGTGCGCAAGGCCTGGCGGTCGATCTTGCCGTTGGGTGTGCGCGGCAGTTCGTCCAGGCACCACACCCGCCGCGGCTGCATGTAGTTCGGCAGTTGTTCGCGGCACACCGCCTGTACCACCTCCGCGGTCTCGGCCCCGGTGACCGCGAGCACGATGGCCTGGCCAAGCTCGGCATCGGGTACACCAAAGGCCGTGGCCTCGGCCACCCGGCCCGAGGCCAGCACCGGGCCCTCGATCTCGTTCGGGCTGACGCGGTAGCCCGAGGTCTTGATCAGCTCGTCCTCGCGCCCGGCGAAATACAGGTAACCCTCCGTGTCGCGCCAGGCACGGTCGCCCGACCACACCGCGATCTCCGGCAGGGGCAGGCCCAGCGGTCGGCGCGGCGCAGGGCGGAAACGCTCGGCGGTACGCTCGGGATCGTTCCAGTAGCCCAGGGCCACCAGGCTGCCGCGATGCACCAGCTCGCCGATCTCTTCCGGTTCACACTCGCTGCCGTCCTCGCGCACCACCATGACCTCGGCGTTGGGGATGGGCAGGCCGATGGAGCCGGGTCGCCGGTCGATCTCCTCCGGTGGCAGGGCGGTGGAGCGGAAGGCCTCGGTGAGGCCGTACATCAGGTGGATCTGTGTATCCGGCAAGGCCTGGCGCAAAGCCTGGATCACCGGCACCGGCATGACCCCGCCGGAGCTGGTCAGGTAGCGCAGACTGGCTGCCGCCTCGGGCGGCCAGGTTTCGCGCGCCAGGCGGCTCCACAGCGCGGGCACCGCGGCCAGACCCGTGATGCGGTAGCGAACCACGGCGCGGAGCAGGTCCCTTGGCAGCAGGTATTCCAGCAACACCACCAAGGCCCCGGCCGCAAAAGCCGTGGTGAGCTGGGTGAAACCGTAGTCGAAGCTCAGGGGCAGCACGGCCAACAGCCGGTCCTCCGGTCCGTTGTGCAGGTAGGCGTTGACGCTCGCCGCCCCGCTGACCAGGTTGCGGTGCGACAGCACCACGCCCTTCGGCGCCCCGGTGCTGCCCGAGGTGTAGAAGATGGCCGCCATGTCACTGTCGATGCGCCGCGGCGGCTCGGCGGGTTCGGCCTCGTCGAGCGTGCGCCAGCCATGGGTGGCGACCCCCGGCAGGGGCTCATCGGGCAATTTGTCCCCAGTGATCACCACCACCTGCAGGTCGCGGCAGTCGCGCAACACGGTGCGCAGTGCCTCGGCACGTTCCGCCGAGGTGACGAGAAGGCGTACATTGCAGTCGCGCAGGATGTGCGCCACCTGCGCCGCCTTGAGTACCGGGTTGATCGGCACCATGACGCCACCGGCCAGGGGGGCGGCAAACAGCGCGATTACCGCCTCCGGGATCTTCGGCAGGTACACCGCGACCCGCTCGTCGGGACGCACCCCCAGACGGCGCAGCCCGGCGGCCGTGCGCTCGATGGCAGAGGCCAGCTCGCTGTAGGTGAGCTGCGTGGCATCGTGCACCAGTGCCGGCAAGGCACCGTGGTGCTCGGCGGTGTGCCGGACGAGGTCATGGAGCAGGCTGGGGGCAGTCGTGGGCACGGAAAGGCTCGGCTGTTGCTGGCGAGCGGGATTATAACCACGGCCCATCCTGGCTCCGAATCCCGAAAGGAATGCCATTCCCGAACGGCAGGTCTGACCAGTTTCGGAAAAGGGACAGGGTCTTGCAACGATGCACATGCCGGTTAGACTGGCGCCCCCTGCAAGACGAGGCCAGCCATGTCCGTATTCGACGAGGTGACAGAAATCGTGCGTTCGGTGCTGCGGTTGCCGCCCGAGGCGCTGGCAGGTGGGCGCGAGACGCCGTTGCTGGGAGCGCTGCCGGAATTCGATTCGCTTTCGGTGGCCGAACTGATCGCTGCCCTGGAGGCGCATTTCGGTGTCCGCCTGGACGACGTGGACGCCGAGACCTTCGAGACCCTGGGTACGCTCGCCGATCACGTAGGCGCGTTGCTCGAGGACTGAAAGCCGCGCCTGCTCTTGGGTTCCCGGCCGGTGCACTATCCGGGCTGGCCGCTCAGACCAGGATCTCCGCCGCCACGGGATGCCCGAGGAACCCGGTGGGACTGGCGCTCAGGCCGTAGGCGCCGGACTGGAACACCACGATCAGGTCGCCAGGGCCGGCCGCAGGCAGCCGCACTTTCGACGCGAGGATGTCCAGCGGAGTGCAGAGTGGGCCGACCACGTGGCACTCGGTGTCGACCGGCTGGTCCATGCGGTTGCCGACGGCCACCGGGAAGTTGCGGCGCACCACCTGGCCCAGGTTGCCGGAGGCCGCCAGGTGGTGGTGCATGCCGCCGTTGGTGACCAGGAACACCTCGCCGCGCGAGACCTTGCGATCGATCACCTTGCATACATAGATGCCGGCCTCGCCGACCAGAAAGCGGCCCAGCTCCATCACCACCTCGACGTCGGGATGGGCCTGTTGCAGGGCCGACAGCCGTTCACCCAGGCGCTCGCCGATCGGCACCGGGTCGAGCCGTGATTCGCCGGGAAAGTAGGGGATGCCCAGGCCACCACCGATGTTCAGCCAACGCAGCGGGGCAGGGGCGTCGCTCGCCAGCCGCCGGGCCAGCTCCAGGGTCAGACGCTGGGCCTCGGCGATGGCCTCGGCACCCAGGTTCTGTGAACCGCTGAAGATATGAAAGCCCAGCCATTCCATGTCCAGCGCGGCAACGCGTCGCAACAGCGCCGGCACCTGCTCGGCGTCGATGCCGAACGGGCGTGCGCCACCGCCCATCTTCATGCCGGAACCGCGCAGTTCGAAGTCGGGATTCACCCGCAGCGCCACCCGCGGACGCTCTCCCAGGCGCTCACCGATGGTCGCCAGGCGTTCCAGCTCGCCAGCGGATTCGACGTTGAGGATGACTCCGCCGCGCGTCGCGGCCGCCAGTTCCTCGTCGGTCTTGCCGGGGCCGGCAAAGCTGATGGCCGGCGCGGGAAGCCCCGTATCCAGCGCCAGGTGCAGCTCGGCAAGCGAGGCCACGTCCAGGCCATCCACCCGCCCGGCCAGGTGCCGGACCAGTGCCGGCAGGGGGTTGGCCTTGATCGCGTAGTGCAGGCGGACCGCTTCGGGCAGGCAGCGCCGCAGCAGCGCCACCTGTTCGTCGATCACGCGCCGGTCGTAGGCATAGAAGGGCGTGCGCCCGACCCGTTCGGCCAGCGCGCGCAGCGGCACGCCGCCAACCTGCAGTTCGCCGCCGGCAACGGGGAAGCGGTCCATGGGCGCGTGGCGCGGTGTGTTCATTGGTTGCCTGCCCGATGGCCGGACCAGGCCTCGAGGATGTGCAATGGCAGCGGATATGGCATGCGCCCAGCATACTGAGACAACCCCAAGTAAAGCAACGCTCAGAGCGCTCCCCATGGGCGGGCCTCAGGGCGTCCATCCACGGTGTTGCACTGGCTTGACATGGAATGGCCATGCCTGCTGCCTGTGCGCCTTGTGGCTGAACGCCCTGAGACCCGCTGAGGGTCGTTTTACTTAGGGTTTTTTCAGTAATGACTGACCAGCGGAGCGCAAGCGGGAGCAGGTCCCGCCCCGGGGCGCCCGGTAGTAGAATCGGGCGGAAGTCCAATCAACCGAATCTGTCCGATGCCAGGGAAGGCCGGATTCTTTCTACTGGGTTGCTGGTGGCTGCAACGGGCCGCCGTATTGCCCGCCCGGGATATCGTGGCGCTGGTCGCCGGGGTGGCGCTGCTGCTCGCTGTCGTGCTGCGCGGCCGAACTGGCCTCGCCTGGCTGCCGTGGGCGCTGGCCGGCTGGTCGATTGCCGCGACACACGCCTTGGTGATGTGGCCGCCCGCCTTGCCCTGGCCGGTCGAGCGCGCCGACTGGCAGGCAGAGTGGGTGGTCGAGCGTCTGCCGGTGGTGCGTCAGGGCATCACCCGGCTGGTGGTGCGCATCGACCGGCTCGAACGGC
The sequence above is a segment of the endosymbiont of unidentified scaly snail isolate Monju genome. Coding sequences within it:
- a CDS encoding nucleotide sugar dehydrogenase, coding for MTRDVVAVVGLGYVGLPLAVAFGRQRRTIGFDLDKTKLAHYRQGNDPSGEVTSDDLAAASQLEYTSDPARLAEAQLIVVAVPTPIDDAHRPDLGPLKGACRTVGAHLQPGSVVIFESTVFPGCTEDVCVPLLEQHSGLPWLGREGATGEGFHVGYSPERINPGDKVHRLETIVKVVSGDTPETLERVAALYESVVDAGVHRAASIKVAEAAKVIENTQRDLNIALMNELALIFHKLGIDTLDVLEAAGTKWNFLPFRPGLVGGHCIGVDPYYLTYKAEAAGHHPQVILAGRQINDGMGKYIAEQTVKRMIQAGRGVSGARVIVLGLTFKEDCPDLRNSRVEDILTELASYCCEVRVHDPVADPAEAQAEYGVALCDWDDLPKADAVILAVAHQAYRALGPEDLGRIMASGAVLMDVKSVLDRERFAQAGIDLWRL
- a CDS encoding GspH/FimT family pseudopilin, with product MDVCHLAARVRGFSVIELFITLGVGIILLAAGVPAWRHLQADNRLASAQRDYARLLRLARSTAVQRRLPTVLCPSTDGQQCHRDYRHWQDGILLFADSDGDGKRDRDEAVLAVQQAIAGVVVQGSKGRPRVRFRASGDAVGSNLSLRFCSPVDPGMNRALILYGSGRLRSADRLPDGSTISCDD
- a CDS encoding pyridoxal phosphate-dependent aminotransferase; its protein translation is MSIKLSARVQSVKPSPTLAITARAAAMRAEGRDVIGLGAGEPDFDTPEHIKEAAIAAIRKGQTKYTAVDGTPSLKQAIIDKFRRDNGLEYTPEQILVSCGGKQSFYNLAQAVLDRGDEVIIPAPYWVSYPDMVLLAEAEPVLVHAGAEQRFKMTPAQLRGAITEQTRLVVINSPSNPTGMAYSREELEALGEVLREHPRILIATDDMYEHIVWKKGSFVNILDACPDLADRTLVLNGVSKAYSMTGWRIGYAGGPAEIIKAMKKIQSQSTSNPSSISQAAAEAVLNGPQDCIAEMLVHFKARHDHVVERLNAIPGIDCLATDGTFYVFPSVSGLIERIDGVKNDLELAEHLIEQAGVAVVPGTAFGLGGHMRISIATSMENLDAALDRIEAVAKG
- the uvrB gene encoding excinuclease ABC subunit UvrB; translation: MTKRFELVSRFEPAGDQPEAIRRLVEGLNDGEAGMTLLGVTGSGKTFTVAKVIEQVQRPTLILAPNKTLAAQLYGEFREFFPHNAVEYFVSYYDYYQPEAYVPSTDTFIEKDASLNEHVQQMRLSATKALLERPDSIIVATVSSIYGLGDPRQYLSMVLHLSRGEQMDQRRILRRLADMQYTRNDMELARGTYRVRGEIIDVFPAESEDEAVRIELFDDEIEALSLFDPLTGEVRQRVPRYTIYPKTHYVTPREIILEAVDQIKAELKERLAQLREAGKLLEAQRLEQRTMFDIEMMLELGYCSGIENYSRYLSGRAPGEGPPTLFDYLPANALLVVDESHVTIPQLGGMYRGDRSRKETLVEYGFRLPSALDNRPLRFEEFEARAPQTIYVSATPRDYEIEHSGAVVEQVVRPTGLIDPEVEVRPASTQVDDLLSEINARVAMGDRVLVTTLTKRMAEDLTDYLMEHDIRVRYLHSDIDTVERVEIIRDLRLGEFDVLVGINLLREGLDMPEVSLVAILDADKEGFLRSEGALIQTIGRAARNARGKAILYADEITGSMRRAIDETERRRRKQLAFNEAHGITPKTVEKSVADIMETAVPGGGAIARRYQKVAEGKGEYEAPLDPLAAAREIKRLEKEMHALARELKFEEAARVRDRLRELQGKAFVA
- a CDS encoding acyl-CoA ligase (AMP-forming), exosortase A system-associated, with the protein product MPTTAPSLLHDLVRHTAEHHGALPALVHDATQLTYSELASAIERTAAGLRRLGVRPDERVAVYLPKIPEAVIALFAAPLAGGVMVPINPVLKAAQVAHILRDCNVRLLVTSAERAEALRTVLRDCRDLQVVVITGDKLPDEPLPGVATHGWRTLDEAEPAEPPRRIDSDMAAIFYTSGSTGAPKGVVLSHRNLVSGAASVNAYLHNGPEDRLLAVLPLSFDYGFTQLTTAFAAGALVVLLEYLLPRDLLRAVVRYRITGLAAVPALWSRLARETWPPEAAASLRYLTSSGGVMPVPVIQALRQALPDTQIHLMYGLTEAFRSTALPPEEIDRRPGSIGLPIPNAEVMVVREDGSECEPEEIGELVHRGSLVALGYWNDPERTAERFRPAPRRPLGLPLPEIAVWSGDRAWRDTEGYLYFAGREDELIKTSGYRVSPNEIEGPVLASGRVAEATAFGVPDAELGQAIVLAVTGAETAEVVQAVCREQLPNYMQPRRVWCLDELPRTPNGKIDRQALRTRYAEHIEER
- a CDS encoding acyl carrier protein, with product MSVFDEVTEIVRSVLRLPPEALAGGRETPLLGALPEFDSLSVAELIAALEAHFGVRLDDVDAETFETLGTLADHVGALLED
- a CDS encoding pyridoxal-dependent decarboxylase, exosortase A system-associated, encoding MNTPRHAPMDRFPVAGGELQVGGVPLRALAERVGRTPFYAYDRRVIDEQVALLRRCLPEAVRLHYAIKANPLPALVRHLAGRVDGLDVASLAELHLALDTGLPAPAISFAGPGKTDEELAAATRGGVILNVESAGELERLATIGERLGERPRVALRVNPDFELRGSGMKMGGGARPFGIDAEQVPALLRRVAALDMEWLGFHIFSGSQNLGAEAIAEAQRLTLELARRLASDAPAPLRWLNIGGGLGIPYFPGESRLDPVPIGERLGERLSALQQAHPDVEVVMELGRFLVGEAGIYVCKVIDRKVSRGEVFLVTNGGMHHHLAASGNLGQVVRRNFPVAVGNRMDQPVDTECHVVGPLCTPLDILASKVRLPAAGPGDLIVVFQSGAYGLSASPTGFLGHPVAAEILV